A single window of Sphingobacteriales bacterium DNA harbors:
- a CDS encoding peptidylprolyl isomerase, with protein sequence MAVIGKIRQRSWMLFSFLAIALFIFIIQSALETPSNIFSGGKKDSVGKIDGNNVSASEFSEKITEYEEGLKLINPNIQLNDELRAQINDEVWNNVAKEALLDKHLKQLGIGITTKEVGELMWGQNAHPLARNFWQQVGAINAQTGQIDETKARDFIKNIDKNDPKGENNLRATIEQIEKLIKEETIKTKYTDLISKSYYMPAFFTKEVVNSSREAVTSVLSIPFTSLADDKYKISDADITKYINDNPAKFNQEASRTLDIVVFDIIPTAEDSLERKSKLEKLRAEYLTITDKSKDTAFLERNSIQGEQITFFSKKDLANTGRDVENLFTLPVGTLTDIYVTNGSYVFTKIIDRKVAPDSVRAAHILLSLGNRTDAEIAAANKKADSLIALASSGKARFGDLANQNSIDDNSKIKGGDLGYFTKNTMVKEFNDEVFFKGMAPGQIAKVESQFGLHIILLLDTRNPQVLTKFADIIEPIRPSKNTDKDVYADATAFFQNNNTVDKFNKALKTEKAFKNIIVTSNANNIQNVGAAREVVRWAFETDKINEIKFFDLSEKFAVVKLNKISEKGLAQVDDVRAEVSLILIKEKKAEELAKQLEKAKAGKTNLASIASSLKDATIDDSIRVTFTSGYTKFGSEPKLAGAVFGTKENSVSKVIKGNEGVYLVQPSTIQKESPNLKVEELGAYQKQMQQMAGSRINYQEIIESIIDKANISDKRYSYF encoded by the coding sequence ATGGCAGTTATAGGCAAAATCAGACAACGTTCATGGATGTTATTTTCATTCCTTGCAATAGCATTATTTATTTTTATTATACAATCAGCTTTAGAAACACCGTCAAATATATTTTCTGGTGGCAAAAAAGATAGCGTTGGTAAAATAGATGGAAACAATGTTTCTGCATCAGAATTTTCTGAAAAAATTACAGAATATGAAGAAGGATTAAAACTTATCAATCCAAATATCCAATTGAATGATGAGCTTCGTGCCCAAATCAATGATGAAGTATGGAATAATGTTGCAAAAGAAGCATTGTTAGACAAGCACTTAAAACAACTAGGCATTGGAATTACAACTAAAGAAGTTGGTGAATTAATGTGGGGACAAAATGCACATCCATTAGCAAGAAATTTTTGGCAACAAGTTGGTGCAATCAATGCACAAACAGGACAAATTGATGAAACAAAAGCTAGAGATTTTATTAAAAACATAGATAAAAATGACCCAAAAGGTGAAAATAATCTAAGAGCTACAATTGAGCAAATTGAAAAATTAATAAAAGAAGAAACAATAAAAACAAAATATACTGATTTAATCTCTAAATCATATTACATGCCTGCTTTCTTTACAAAAGAAGTAGTTAATTCTTCAAGAGAAGCAGTAACTAGTGTTTTATCAATACCTTTTACTAGCTTAGCTGATGACAAATACAAAATTTCTGATGCAGATATTACTAAATATATCAACGACAATCCAGCTAAATTCAATCAAGAAGCAAGCAGAACTTTAGATATCGTAGTATTTGACATTATTCCAACTGCTGAAGATTCATTAGAAAGAAAATCTAAATTAGAAAAACTAAGAGCTGAATATCTTACAATCACAGACAAATCAAAAGATACAGCTTTCTTAGAAAGAAATTCTATCCAAGGTGAGCAAATTACATTCTTCTCTAAAAAAGATTTAGCAAATACAGGAAGAGATGTAGAAAATTTATTTACATTACCAGTTGGTACACTTACTGATATCTATGTTACAAATGGTAGCTATGTTTTTACAAAAATAATTGACAGAAAAGTAGCACCAGATAGTGTACGTGCAGCTCATATCTTATTATCATTAGGCAACAGAACAGATGCTGAAATAGCAGCTGCAAATAAAAAAGCAGATAGCTTAATAGCATTAGCTTCTTCTGGAAAAGCTAGATTTGGTGACTTAGCAAACCAAAACTCAATAGATGATAATTCAAAAATTAAAGGTGGTGATTTAGGCTATTTTACAAAAAATACAATGGTTAAAGAATTTAATGATGAAGTATTCTTTAAAGGAATGGCGCCAGGACAAATTGCAAAAGTTGAATCACAATTTGGTCTACACATTATCTTATTATTAGACACAAGAAATCCGCAAGTACTTACAAAATTTGCAGATATTATTGAGCCAATCAGACCAAGCAAAAACACGGATAAAGATGTTTATGCTGATGCTACTGCATTCTTCCAAAACAACAATACAGTAGACAAATTCAACAAAGCATTAAAAACAGAAAAAGCATTTAAAAACATCATTGTTACATCAAATGCAAATAACATACAAAATGTAGGTGCAGCAAGAGAAGTTGTAAGATGGGCATTTGAAACAGATAAAATCAATGAGATTAAGTTCTTCGATTTATCAGAAAAATTTGCAGTAGTAAAATTGAATAAAATCTCAGAAAAAGGTTTAGCACAAGTTGATGATGTAAGAGCAGAAGTATCTTTAATCTTAATCAAAGAGAAAAAAGCAGAAGAATTAGCAAAACAATTAGAAAAAGCTAAAGCAGGAAAAACAAACTTAGCAAGTATTGCATCTAGCTTAAAAGACGCAACAATAGATGATTCAATCAGAGTTACATTCACATCAGGATATACAAAATTTGGAAGCGAGCCAAAGCTTGCTGGTGCAGTGTTTGGTACTAAAGAAAATTCAGTATCAAAAGTAATTAAAGGAAATGAAGGTGTGTATTTAGTACAACCATCAACTATACAAAAAGAATCTCCAAACTTAAAAGTAGAAGAACTTGGTGCATACCAAAAACAAATGCAACAAATGGCAGGTTCAAGAATTAATTATCAAGAAATTATTGAATCTATCATTGATAAAGCAAACATCAGCGATAAAAGATATAGTTACTTTTAA
- a CDS encoding lytic transglycosylase domain-containing protein, protein MKKNKIIIASTTLLLATILMSSNNASTKIFKYFNLGSNKELTTGIESLHIQAPKLPSSISFAGEQVPLNDWEVRERLDRELVVNCNLHSSTIFLIKKANRFFPTIEKILAENNIPDDFKYLCMAESGLDNVVSPSGASGFWQFMRGTAPSYGLFISTEIDERYNLEKATLAACKYLLEAKNTTGSWAAAAAGYNMGIVGIQNQINKQGSSNYYDLYLNSETSRYLSRIIALKTIYENQNNYGFYLDKDDLYPVLATKEIEVNGSEDWYNFAKNNNTSYKMIRKLNPWIREPKLINKEKRTYFVSIPK, encoded by the coding sequence ATGAAGAAAAACAAAATAATAATTGCAAGCACAACACTACTATTAGCTACTATTTTAATGAGTAGCAATAATGCATCAACTAAAATTTTCAAGTATTTTAATTTAGGTTCAAACAAAGAACTCACAACAGGCATAGAATCATTACATATACAAGCACCAAAACTACCATCAAGTATTTCATTTGCTGGCGAGCAAGTGCCACTCAATGATTGGGAAGTTAGAGAAAGACTAGATAGAGAATTAGTTGTAAATTGTAATTTACATTCATCAACGATTTTTTTAATAAAAAAAGCAAATCGTTTTTTCCCAACTATTGAAAAAATATTAGCAGAAAATAATATTCCAGATGATTTTAAATATTTGTGCATGGCAGAAAGTGGCTTAGACAATGTAGTTTCGCCTTCAGGTGCATCTGGTTTTTGGCAATTTATGCGTGGCACAGCACCAAGCTATGGTTTATTCATTAGTACAGAAATTGATGAAAGATATAATTTAGAAAAAGCAACGCTTGCAGCATGCAAATATTTGCTAGAGGCAAAAAATACAACTGGTTCTTGGGCTGCTGCTGCTGCTGGCTACAATATGGGCATTGTTGGTATACAAAACCAAATTAACAAACAAGGCAGTAGCAATTACTATGATTTATATCTAAACTCAGAAACCAGCAGATACTTATCTAGAATTATTGCGTTGAAAACAATTTATGAAAATCAAAATAATTATGGTTTTTATTTAGATAAAGATGATTTGTATCCAGTACTTGCAACAAAAGAAATTGAAGTAAATGGCAGTGAAGATTGGTACAATTTTGCTAAAAACAACAACACATCTTACAAAATGATAAGAAAACTAAATCCATGGATTCGTGAGCCAAAACTCATAAACAAGGAAAAAAGAACTTATTTTGTAAGTATTCCAAAATAA
- a CDS encoding DUF4286 family protein, whose product MYLYNTTFKVELSLTNDFIYFIHEEIKPKIYAFDDVIGVHFLELLNVDASDGNTYCLQINFTDVTACNQYVLGYKNELFQQIYKRYQDKVLHFSSVLKSVEL is encoded by the coding sequence ATGTATTTATACAACACTACTTTTAAAGTTGAATTAAGCTTAACGAATGATTTTATATATTTTATTCATGAAGAAATAAAACCAAAAATATATGCTTTTGATGATGTGATAGGTGTACACTTTTTAGAACTTCTAAATGTAGATGCATCTGATGGCAATACTTATTGTTTGCAAATTAACTTCACAGATGTCACAGCTTGCAACCAATATGTACTTGGTTACAAAAATGAATTATTCCAACAAATATATAAAAGATACCAAGACAAAGTATTGCACTTTAGTAGTGTATTAAAATCTGTAGAACTATAA
- a CDS encoding Fic family protein translates to MIDNLINEIAQLKIQLNDLRHLQSYKIAQALDIEYTYESNKIEGNTLTLQETQLVIEKGLTIGGKPLKEHLEATNHYYAIEFIKQLVEDKTPFTETILLQIHQLILQGIDNHNAGKYRNVQVLISGAKHIPPQPYLVPKQMESFFIWYNEYKDKIHPVVLSAEMHQRLVTIHPFIDGNGRTSRLLMNLILIQNGYPIAILKGDVASRLKYYECLEIAQTENNNKPFIEFIAENIKNTMNRILKSIN, encoded by the coding sequence ATGATAGATAATTTAATAAATGAAATAGCACAGCTTAAAATACAACTTAATGATTTAAGGCATTTGCAAAGCTATAAAATAGCCCAAGCATTAGATATTGAATACACCTATGAAAGCAATAAAATAGAGGGTAACACCTTAACATTACAAGAAACACAATTAGTAATAGAAAAGGGCTTAACTATTGGTGGCAAACCTTTAAAAGAACATTTAGAAGCAACCAACCATTATTATGCTATTGAATTTATAAAACAATTAGTAGAAGATAAAACACCATTTACAGAAACCATACTCTTGCAAATACACCAACTTATTTTACAAGGTATAGACAACCACAACGCTGGTAAATACAGAAATGTACAAGTACTAATAAGTGGAGCAAAACATATACCACCACAACCTTATTTAGTACCTAAGCAAATGGAAAGTTTTTTTATTTGGTATAATGAATATAAAGACAAAATACACCCAGTTGTGTTAAGTGCAGAAATGCACCAACGTTTAGTAACTATACACCCTTTTATTGATGGAAATGGTAGAACGAGTAGGCTACTAATGAATTTAATTTTAATACAAAATGGTTATCCAATAGCTATTCTAAAAGGAGATGTAGCCAGTAGATTAAAATACTATGAATGTTTAGAGATAGCACAAACAGAAAATAATAATAAGCCATTTATAGAATTTATTGCAGAAAATATAAAAAATACAATGAATAGAATTTTAAAAAGCATTAATTAA
- a CDS encoding site-specific integrase encodes MAVALRKKTNKNKTISTYYLDIYNNNKRSYEFLKNLKHIEKPKNGLEREQNKENERLAKKIKAKREHELESNNYNVVPTYKQQIDFIAFFEDFINNYTKADKRVVEATYLKFKQFLIDSEIKTLHTNNLDESLVYDFKRYLEDSLNGETPANYFKKFKLLIKAGMRKKIFLTNPAQDITIKRNESIKKQVLSNDDIQLLASTPITNQEVKNAFLFSLFTGLRYSDIINLKWKNIDFENGLLRKTQQKTQNAVTIELHKIAIQLLGTPTKSTDNVFSLPSHTACNKNLKNWCKKAGINKHITWHCARHSFGTNLVFDGADLTTTSSLLGHSSLRYTERYVHIVKSLKERAVSNLPTINI; translated from the coding sequence ATGGCTGTTGCATTAAGAAAAAAAACAAATAAGAATAAAACAATTTCTACATATTATTTAGATATATACAACAACAACAAAAGGAGTTATGAATTTCTGAAAAACTTAAAACATATTGAAAAACCTAAAAATGGACTGGAGCGAGAACAAAACAAAGAGAATGAGAGATTAGCTAAAAAAATAAAAGCCAAAAGGGAACACGAACTTGAAAGCAATAATTATAATGTAGTACCAACATATAAACAGCAAATTGATTTTATAGCATTTTTTGAAGATTTTATAAATAATTATACAAAAGCAGATAAAAGAGTAGTGGAGGCAACCTATTTAAAATTTAAGCAATTTTTAATTGATAGTGAGATAAAAACCCTACACACCAATAATTTAGATGAGAGTTTAGTATATGATTTTAAAAGATATTTAGAGGATAGCTTAAATGGAGAAACTCCAGCAAACTATTTTAAAAAATTCAAATTGCTTATAAAAGCTGGAATGAGAAAGAAGATATTTTTAACCAACCCAGCCCAAGACATAACCATAAAGAGAAATGAGAGTATAAAAAAACAAGTGCTATCTAATGATGATATACAATTATTAGCCTCCACACCTATAACCAACCAAGAGGTAAAAAATGCTTTTTTATTTTCATTATTTACTGGTTTGAGATACAGCGACATAATAAACCTAAAATGGAAAAACATAGATTTTGAAAATGGTTTATTAAGAAAAACCCAGCAAAAAACACAAAATGCAGTTACCATAGAATTACATAAAATAGCAATACAACTTTTAGGAACACCAACAAAAAGTACTGATAACGTTTTTTCTTTGCCCTCACATACAGCGTGTAATAAAAATCTAAAAAATTGGTGCAAAAAAGCTGGAATAAATAAACATATAACTTGGCATTGTGCAAGACATTCTTTTGGAACTAATTTAGTATTTGATGGTGCAGACCTAACTACAACCAGTAGTTTATTAGGGCATAGTAGCCTACGATATACAGAACGCTATGTACACATAGTAAAATCATTAAAAGAAAGAGCAGTTAGTAACCTACCAACTATTAATATATGA
- a CDS encoding helix-turn-helix domain-containing protein yields the protein MNLEQKEVLTLTEVSSYTGLSKSHIYKLCSTGGIPFYKPFGKVNYFDRLEIISWLKQNRIATNKELESQASTFVTLKNGGAK from the coding sequence ATGAATTTAGAACAAAAAGAAGTATTAACACTTACAGAGGTAAGCAGTTATACAGGTTTAAGCAAAAGCCACATCTACAAACTTTGTAGTACTGGAGGCATACCATTTTATAAACCTTTTGGCAAAGTCAATTATTTTGATAGGCTGGAAATTATAAGCTGGTTAAAACAAAACCGAATAGCCACAAACAAAGAACTGGAGAGCCAGGCCTCCACATTTGTAACCCTTAAAAATGGAGGTGCAAAATGA
- a CDS encoding glycosyltransferase family 4 protein, translated as MHIGINARFLLNQNLEGIGVFTHQICKRLASLMPNHAFYFYFDRKYDNKFIYANNVIPRIVYPSARHPILWKIWFDYTLPKQLKKDKIDLFISFDGYCSLNTDLPQIVCVHDIAFEHNKTWTPKLHYQYMHHYTPLFLEKADRIITVSEFSKQDIIRCFNVDENKIEVIYNASSIVEDSNVQSDRKIESPYFLFIGAVHPRKNVLNLIKAFELFKQKNKNDIKLAIVGRNAWFNQSLHHYIKESAIKDDIIWYEKIDEQTKIQLLQDAYCLTFLSHFEGFGIPLVEAMQFGLPIICSDNSALPEIAKDAAIYAPSNDVEAISKQMERIVDDKILYNNLKSNAKKRFVDFNWDKSAMQFCHLIKNYI; from the coding sequence ATGCATATTGGAATAAATGCAAGATTTTTATTAAACCAAAATTTAGAAGGTATTGGTGTATTCACACATCAAATATGCAAAAGACTAGCTTCGTTAATGCCCAATCATGCTTTTTATTTTTATTTTGATAGAAAATATGATAATAAATTTATTTATGCAAATAATGTCATTCCAAGAATAGTATATCCATCTGCAAGGCATCCAATATTGTGGAAGATTTGGTTTGATTATACCTTACCCAAACAACTTAAAAAAGATAAGATTGATTTATTCATTTCCTTTGATGGTTATTGTTCTTTAAATACTGATTTGCCTCAAATTGTTTGTGTACATGATATTGCATTTGAACATAACAAAACATGGACACCAAAGTTGCACTATCAATATATGCATCACTACACACCATTGTTTTTAGAAAAAGCAGATAGAATAATTACTGTATCCGAATTTTCTAAGCAAGATATCATTAGATGCTTTAATGTTGATGAAAATAAAATTGAAGTAATTTACAATGCTAGCTCAATTGTTGAAGATAGTAATGTACAAAGTGACAGAAAAATAGAATCGCCATATTTTTTATTTATTGGTGCAGTGCATCCACGAAAAAATGTGTTGAACTTGATTAAAGCATTTGAGCTATTTAAACAAAAAAACAAGAATGATATTAAGTTAGCTATTGTTGGTAGAAATGCTTGGTTTAATCAGTCTTTGCATCATTACATCAAAGAATCTGCAATAAAAGATGACATTATTTGGTATGAAAAAATTGATGAGCAAACAAAAATACAATTATTACAAGATGCTTATTGTCTAACATTTCTAAGTCATTTTGAAGGTTTTGGAATACCATTGGTAGAAGCCATGCAATTTGGATTGCCAATTATTTGTAGTGATAACAGTGCCTTGCCTGAGATAGCGAAAGATGCTGCCATTTATGCACCATCCAATGATGTTGAAGCAATATCAAAACAAATGGAGAGAATTGTAGATGATAAGATTTTGTATAATAATTTAAAATCAAACGCCAAAAAAAGATTTGTAGATTTTAATTGGGATAAAAGTGCAATGCAGTTTTGTCATTTAATTAAAAATTATATATAA
- a CDS encoding tetratricopeptide repeat protein yields MRKYFDKIRTFAKKNKTLLIVVFVLKTIIKIGILLVIFLRPKDSAAQSTNSLIRSGNKSYDQQKYNQATDKYTAALSKEPNNEKAIFNQANAMYQLGEYEKAASYFDAISKQTKNLDVKSKAYHNLGNTFYKQSQFEKSVQAYKEALKINPSDKDTKYNLMMAMAKLKDDQQQQQKQDQKKQQENKQNQQQNQQSAQDKNKAQQQKEQEQQGKMSNEEAQRLLEALENEEGKTQQKLQQQQGNGKKTKVAKDW; encoded by the coding sequence ATGAGGAAGTATTTTGACAAAATAAGAACATTTGCCAAAAAGAATAAAACACTTTTAATCGTAGTTTTTGTATTAAAGACTATCATTAAAATTGGAATATTATTAGTAATTTTTTTAAGACCTAAAGACTCAGCTGCACAAAGTACCAATTCATTAATAAGAAGTGGCAATAAATCTTATGACCAACAAAAATACAACCAAGCAACAGATAAGTACACAGCAGCATTGAGCAAAGAGCCAAATAATGAGAAAGCAATTTTCAACCAAGCAAATGCAATGTACCAACTAGGCGAATATGAAAAAGCTGCATCTTATTTTGATGCAATAAGCAAACAAACTAAAAACTTAGATGTAAAATCAAAAGCATATCACAATCTTGGTAATACATTCTACAAACAATCTCAGTTTGAAAAAAGTGTACAAGCCTACAAAGAAGCACTAAAAATAAATCCATCTGACAAAGACACCAAATATAATTTGATGATGGCAATGGCAAAACTGAAAGACGACCAACAGCAACAACAAAAGCAAGACCAGAAAAAACAACAAGAAAACAAGCAGAATCAGCAACAAAATCAGCAATCAGCTCAAGACAAAAATAAAGCTCAGCAACAAAAAGAACAAGAGCAACAAGGAAAAATGAGCAACGAAGAGGCACAACGTCTGCTGGAAGCCTTGGAAAATGAAGAAGGCAAAACACAACAAAAACTGCAACAACAGCAAGGCAATGGCAAAAAAACCAAAGTTGCCAAAGATTGGTAA
- a CDS encoding DUF2480 family protein produces the protein MEIINKVAESGIITLDLEQFYPKEEIAEFDIKQYLFKELILKEIEFRQALKTIDWSQYQNKIVTIFCSSDAILPQWSFMLITQYLVPYTPKIYFGNKEKVEQDLYLENIKQLDTTIYIDQRVVIKGCSNKKNLDAAFVEISKLLIPKVKSLFFGEPCSTVPIYKKK, from the coding sequence ATGGAAATCATCAACAAAGTTGCAGAAAGTGGCATCATTACACTTGATTTGGAACAATTTTATCCAAAAGAAGAGATTGCTGAATTTGACATCAAACAGTATCTATTCAAAGAATTAATACTAAAAGAAATAGAATTTAGACAAGCACTAAAAACTATTGATTGGTCTCAATATCAAAACAAAATCGTTACAATATTTTGTTCATCAGATGCCATTTTGCCACAATGGTCATTTATGCTAATCACACAATATCTTGTACCATATACACCAAAAATATATTTTGGAAATAAAGAAAAAGTGGAACAAGATTTGTACTTAGAAAATATTAAACAATTAGACACTACAATTTATATAGACCAACGTGTAGTAATAAAAGGTTGTAGTAATAAGAAAAACTTAGATGCAGCTTTTGTCGAAATTTCTAAACTATTGATACCAAAAGTAAAAAGCTTATTTTTTGGTGAACCATGCTCAACTGTACCTATTTATAAAAAGAAATAA
- the gap gene encoding type I glyceraldehyde-3-phosphate dehydrogenase translates to MSKPKIAINGLGRIGRLVFQILFDRNNVDIVAINDIAPNDALVYLLKYDTAQGRWEKDIKEIEDKFYIDDKIINSTSVGEISSLPWKEYGVDVVIECSGRYRNRTQLEEHIKSGAKKVVISAPADSTVKTIVLGINDNDILPEDNVISNASCTTNCLAPMAKVLHENFGIVNGIMNTVHAYTGDQKLHDTIHPTDFRRARAAAQNIVPTTSNANKALEWVMPELKGKIIGGAMRVPVIVGSNTELYCTLEKDISIEEINLAFKQATSTNLAGILQYTEDPIVSSDIIHNPYSCIFDAGLTQKVGNMYKIVGWYDNEYGYANRLAEMVEKVAKQ, encoded by the coding sequence ATGAGTAAACCAAAAATTGCAATTAATGGATTAGGAAGAATAGGCAGATTAGTATTCCAAATTTTGTTTGATAGAAATAATGTAGATATTGTAGCTATAAATGATATTGCACCTAATGATGCTTTAGTGTATCTACTAAAGTACGATACAGCTCAAGGACGTTGGGAAAAAGACATCAAAGAAATTGAGGACAAATTTTATATCGATGATAAAATAATTAACTCAACATCAGTTGGAGAAATTAGTAGTTTGCCATGGAAAGAATATGGTGTTGATGTGGTTATAGAATGTAGCGGAAGATATAGAAATAGAACACAATTAGAAGAACATATTAAATCTGGTGCTAAAAAAGTAGTGATATCTGCTCCTGCTGATAGTACAGTAAAAACTATTGTTTTAGGTATTAATGATAATGATATACTACCAGAAGACAATGTTATTTCTAATGCATCATGTACTACAAACTGTTTGGCACCAATGGCAAAAGTATTACACGAAAATTTTGGAATTGTAAATGGCATTATGAATACGGTGCATGCTTACACAGGCGACCAAAAACTACACGATACAATTCATCCTACTGATTTTAGAAGAGCAAGAGCAGCAGCACAAAATATAGTGCCAACAACATCTAATGCGAATAAAGCACTAGAATGGGTAATGCCAGAATTGAAAGGAAAAATTATTGGTGGTGCAATGCGCGTTCCAGTCATTGTTGGTTCAAATACTGAACTTTATTGTACATTAGAAAAAGACATAAGCATTGAAGAAATAAATCTCGCGTTTAAACAAGCGACAAGCACAAACTTGGCTGGCATATTGCAATATACTGAAGATCCAATTGTCTCAAGTGATATTATTCACAATCCATATTCTTGTATTTTTGATGCTGGACTAACACAAAAAGTTGGCAATATGTATAAGATTGTTGGATGGTATGATAATGAATATGGTTATGCTAATAGATTAGCAGAAATGGTTGAAAAAGTAGCAAAGCAATAA
- a CDS encoding efflux RND transporter periplasmic adaptor subunit encodes MKINIKYKYIIMLFVVQFIACTHSHEDEHGHSHDVTSESTTNAHEDGEEASVVSLTDEQIKTVDIQLGNIEQKQLTATLKANGALRVPNNNKANATSLYGGVIKTINVQVGSNVKSGQVIATIANPQFIQLQENYLMLTSKIIYAEQELARQKELSDGNAGALKNFQSADAELKSLRTQKASLQQQIQLMGINPSSVSNSNLRSVLTVKSPINGTVSNVFSKIGSYVDVSSPVAEIVDNSHLHVDLNVFEKDLPLLKVGQTIHFTLTNNPVVEYDAKIYSIGTAFENDSKTIPIHCSVFGNKAGLIDGMNISAIVSLNNVTTPAVPNDAIVDAEGKSYIFMITDKKPHEAHDEEEHAHEHSSKEEQVTKNFERIEVIKGVSSVGYTAITTVIEIPKDVEIVTKGAFFVNAKLTNQGEAHHH; translated from the coding sequence ATGAAAATAAATATAAAATATAAATATATTATTATGCTTTTTGTTGTGCAATTTATAGCATGCACACATTCGCACGAAGATGAACATGGACATAGCCATGATGTAACTAGCGAAAGCACAACTAATGCACATGAAGACGGCGAAGAAGCAAGCGTTGTGTCACTCACAGATGAGCAAATAAAAACTGTAGATATTCAATTAGGCAATATCGAACAAAAACAACTTACAGCAACACTTAAAGCAAATGGTGCACTAAGAGTTCCGAACAACAATAAAGCAAACGCAACTTCATTGTATGGTGGTGTTATAAAAACAATTAATGTACAAGTAGGTAGTAACGTAAAAAGTGGACAAGTAATTGCAACAATTGCCAATCCACAGTTTATACAATTGCAAGAAAATTATTTGATGCTTACAAGTAAAATAATTTATGCAGAACAAGAATTGGCTCGCCAAAAAGAATTGAGCGATGGCAATGCAGGCGCATTAAAGAATTTCCAAAGTGCAGATGCAGAACTCAAATCATTGCGCACACAAAAAGCATCTTTACAACAGCAAATACAACTTATGGGCATCAATCCAAGTAGTGTAAGCAATAGTAATTTACGTTCAGTATTGACTGTAAAAAGTCCAATTAATGGAACAGTTAGTAATGTATTTTCAAAGATTGGAAGCTATGTAGATGTGTCGTCGCCAGTTGCAGAAATTGTAGACAACAGTCACTTGCATGTAGACCTAAATGTTTTTGAAAAAGATTTGCCTTTACTTAAAGTTGGACAAACAATACATTTTACACTTACCAATAATCCAGTTGTAGAGTATGATGCAAAAATATATAGCATAGGTACAGCATTTGAAAACGATAGCAAAACCATTCCCATACATTGTTCTGTATTTGGTAATAAAGCAGGTTTGATAGATGGAATGAATATTTCAGCAATTGTAAGTTTGAATAACGTTACAACACCAGCAGTACCAAATGATGCCATTGTTGATGCTGAAGGCAAGAGCTATATTTTTATGATTACTGATAAGAAACCACACGAAGCTCATGATGAAGAAGAACATGCACATGAGCATTCAAGTAAAGAAGAACAAGTAACAAAAAATTTTGAACGTATAGAAGTTATAAAAGGTGTTTCAAGTGTAGGATACACAGCCATTACCACAGTAATAGAAATACCAAAAGATGTAGAAATTGTAACAAAAGGAGCGTTTTTTGTTAATGCAAAACTGACCAACCAAGGCGAAGCACACCATCATTGA